TCAACAAAGGGCGGCACATTCTTAAAGCGATCAAAACCCTCGACGATTTACTCAAGCGAATGCAACACCACCACGACAAAAAACGCGACATGATGACAAAGCTGCACGTGGCGTCATCGCCAAGACTTTCACCTTAGACCCGAATACGTCTGCTACGCTGATCTCACTTTTTTCGAGTGAGAATCGCAATGTCATTCGTAGATGAATATGTACGCCAAATCATTGGATTAGAAGTCACGCTTTACCATGCGCGCGCCAGGCTGGAAGCCGATAGCGATGCTGAAGCTCTACATGATTTGAGAATCGCTATTCGTCGACTCAGAAGCTTGTTGCGACCTGTGCGAACCAGGGATGAAATCATTCCGCTCAATATTGCCGCTGCTGAAGTTGGCCGTATCACCACACCTGCCAGGGATCTGGAGGTGATGATTGGTGAGCTGGCACGCCATGGATATCTTCAGCAAGCCGATCGGCGAAAAGCGATACTCAAAAGCAACTATGCCTCTATCCTGAAAAGCCCGGCACTCGTTACGCTGTTCAATGAACTCGATAACTGGCCTGCCGCTTTTCGGCGCGCCGAAATTAACGGAGAGCTGGCCTGCGTCGAGACCGAAATCGATAAGTCACTGAATAATCGGGTCAAGCGACTTGTCGTCGGGCTCGCCGACCCCGGACATGACCGGCACGACATTCGGATCATGGTCAAAAACACCCGATATTTAGCCGAGGCCTTCCCGCACATTTCTTCACTTCGCAAGAAGTCCAGGGAAGAGCTGAAAACTGTTCAATCTGCGTTGGGATCGTGGCACGACCATTTTCAGTGGTGCGTCAAAGCCAAAATAGAACCGGACTTACGACCGTTATCCAGGCAGTGGGCAACTGCTTCCGAAACAGCACTGATGAAGGCCGAGAGCAAGTTGGTCTCGCTCCACCACCATCTTAAGCAAGACTTGAAGAAATAAATCAGCA
The DNA window shown above is from Pseudomonas sp. BSw22131 and carries:
- a CDS encoding CHAD domain-containing protein encodes the protein MSFVDEYVRQIIGLEVTLYHARARLEADSDAEALHDLRIAIRRLRSLLRPVRTRDEIIPLNIAAAEVGRITTPARDLEVMIGELARHGYLQQADRRKAILKSNYASILKSPALVTLFNELDNWPAAFRRAEINGELACVETEIDKSLNNRVKRLVVGLADPGHDRHDIRIMVKNTRYLAEAFPHISSLRKKSREELKTVQSALGSWHDHFQWCVKAKIEPDLRPLSRQWATASETALMKAESKLVSLHHHLKQDLKK